One region of Hymenobacter sediminicola genomic DNA includes:
- a CDS encoding low molecular weight protein tyrosine phosphatase family protein yields MAQQLLFICSQNRWRSLTAERLFEGHATYQARSAGTEPGARVRVTAGHLGWADVVFVMERKHADILRQKFPEAVAGKLVVTLRIPDKFQFMDHILQDLLRERLREHLPQL; encoded by the coding sequence TTGGCCCAGCAGCTTCTCTTCATCTGTAGCCAGAACCGCTGGCGTAGCCTCACGGCCGAGCGGCTGTTTGAGGGTCATGCTACCTATCAGGCGCGCTCGGCCGGCACGGAGCCGGGGGCCAGAGTGCGGGTCACGGCGGGGCACCTGGGCTGGGCCGATGTGGTGTTTGTGATGGAGCGCAAACACGCGGATATTCTGCGGCAGAAGTTTCCGGAGGCAGTAGCTGGTAAGCTAGTCGTCACGCTGCGCATTCCGGATAAGTTTCAGTTCATGGACCACATTCTGCAGGACCTGCTGCGCGAGCGGCTACGGGAGCATCTGCCGCAGCTGTAG
- a CDS encoding XRE family transcriptional regulator: MINTNLKFWRRELALTQAQMAEKLGIKRSLVGAYEEGRAEPKLATLVNMARLFGISLDQLVTTDFSKKKNAKAAVRQLEAAGTTSDPNPTRPGGNLRILALTVDKEQNENIELVPQKAAAGYLNGYADPEYLEELPKFRLPMLGSTGTYRAFEIAGDSMLPIASGTVIVGRYVDDWLSIKDGTPCIVVSSKEGIVFKRVFNRLKEGAMLALHSDNPVYSPYEIDVEDVVEIWEAKAYISSTFPIADLSLNRLASIVLDLQQQVSTMKKV; encoded by the coding sequence ATGATTAACACGAACCTCAAATTCTGGCGGCGCGAACTGGCCCTGACGCAGGCCCAGATGGCCGAAAAACTAGGCATCAAACGCTCCCTAGTGGGCGCTTACGAAGAAGGCCGCGCCGAGCCCAAGCTGGCGACCCTCGTGAATATGGCCCGACTGTTCGGCATTTCGCTTGACCAGCTGGTCACTACCGACTTTAGCAAGAAGAAAAACGCCAAGGCCGCTGTGCGCCAGCTGGAAGCAGCTGGCACAACCAGTGACCCCAACCCTACCCGCCCTGGCGGCAACCTGCGCATTCTGGCTCTTACAGTAGACAAAGAGCAGAATGAAAATATTGAATTGGTACCACAGAAAGCAGCCGCCGGCTACCTCAATGGCTATGCTGATCCGGAGTACTTGGAAGAGCTGCCTAAGTTCCGTCTGCCCATGCTGGGTAGCACCGGCACCTACCGCGCCTTCGAAATTGCCGGTGACTCTATGTTGCCCATTGCCAGCGGAACCGTCATTGTGGGTCGCTATGTCGACGACTGGCTGAGCATTAAGGATGGTACGCCCTGCATCGTGGTCAGCAGCAAGGAGGGCATTGTATTCAAGCGGGTCTTTAACCGTCTGAAAGAAGGTGCCATGCTGGCCCTGCACTCCGACAACCCAGTGTACTCGCCCTACGAAATCGACGTGGAGGACGTGGTAGAAATCTGGGAGGCGAAAGCATACATCAGCAGCACTTTCCCTATTGCCGACCTGTCGCTGAACCGCTTGGCCAGCATCGTGCTGGACCTGCAGCAGCAGGTGAGCACCATGAAAAAGGTATAG
- a CDS encoding alpha/beta hydrolase, translating into MSTKHVFCSFLLLLLVAFATPATAQTQTAAPLSIGQTFTLESKVLGETRRINVYRSQAYGQSADMPLPVLYMPDGGMQEDFLHVAGLLQVGVGNETVRPFLLVGIENTERRRDMTGPTTNPEDKKIAPRVGGSAAFRQFIRTELMPEIKRRYRTTSETAVVGESLAGLFVVETLLLEPTLFDTYLAFDPSLWWNNEQLLKQSPTVLAAYAGKPKTLYLASSNEPQLATSTALLAKRLETAANRSIMWYYKPLPEETHGTIYHPAALLAFRTVLKPVKANPAK; encoded by the coding sequence ATGAGTACCAAACATGTTTTCTGCAGTTTCTTACTGCTTCTCCTAGTAGCTTTTGCCACCCCGGCCACGGCCCAGACCCAAACCGCGGCCCCGCTCAGTATCGGCCAGACGTTCACCTTGGAGTCCAAGGTGTTGGGCGAAACCCGGCGGATTAATGTGTACCGGTCGCAGGCCTACGGCCAGTCAGCAGATATGCCCCTGCCGGTGTTGTATATGCCCGATGGCGGGATGCAGGAGGATTTTCTGCACGTGGCCGGACTGTTGCAGGTAGGAGTTGGTAACGAAACCGTGCGTCCGTTTCTGCTGGTCGGCATCGAAAACACGGAGCGCCGCCGCGACATGACCGGCCCTACTACCAACCCCGAAGACAAAAAGATAGCGCCCCGTGTGGGTGGTTCGGCCGCATTTCGGCAGTTTATCCGTACCGAGCTGATGCCCGAAATAAAGCGGCGCTACCGTACTACTTCGGAAACAGCCGTGGTAGGCGAGTCATTGGCGGGCCTGTTTGTAGTAGAAACCTTGCTGCTGGAGCCTACCCTGTTTGACACTTATCTAGCCTTCGACCCGAGCCTGTGGTGGAACAATGAGCAACTGCTGAAACAGTCCCCCACGGTGTTGGCGGCATATGCTGGCAAGCCCAAAACGCTGTACCTCGCCTCCAGCAACGAACCTCAGCTTGCAACGTCCACGGCGCTGTTGGCAAAAAGGCTAGAAACAGCTGCAAACCGATCCATAATGTGGTATTACAAGCCGTTGCCTGAAGAAACGCACGGAACCATCTACCATCCGGCGGCGCTACTGGCTTTCAGAACCGTACTCAAACCGGTTAAGGCTAACCCAGCCAAGTAG
- a CDS encoding sugar MFS transporter — MAAPITSSAPTTATGAARSYAGPMVLMTTLFFLFGAVTNFNDVLMPYLKDVCQLTDLQSSAVQSAFFGAYFLMSLPAGRVLEKLGFKRGIVLGLLVMALGALLFVPAANSRTFGLFLLALGLLGAGVTLLQVAANPYVSVLGPARTAASRVSIVGVANGLGGTISPLIGGLILFGGSAVLKARLAQLPLEERLTQEATLVKPLYLGLAVFLAVLAVLFFLVRLPEIESIPADEEAAAAQAAAETGRRSALDFRHLALGVVAIFTYVGVEVGLGSFLIRYGESQNISQLSGFTQELVRGLSVATSWAAALFGNTPDPIDTSAGFTKAVGAVLVSSYWFGLMVGRIIGIPLLSRFDARKLLVGVCAAGTLFVVLSIFSHGETALWLVVLCGLCNSIIWPVVFPLAITGLGKFTKQGSSYLIMAIVGGAIIPPLMGLIATHGGGLRVAFVLPALCYAYLLYYAVSGYRVR, encoded by the coding sequence ATGGCCGCTCCCATTACCTCTTCTGCTCCCACCACGGCCACTGGCGCCGCCCGCTCCTACGCCGGGCCGATGGTACTGATGACCACCCTGTTTTTCCTGTTCGGGGCCGTCACCAACTTCAACGACGTGCTCATGCCCTACCTCAAGGACGTGTGCCAGCTCACCGATTTGCAGTCGTCGGCGGTGCAGTCGGCGTTTTTCGGGGCGTATTTTCTGATGTCGCTGCCGGCGGGACGGGTGCTGGAGAAACTGGGCTTCAAGCGCGGCATTGTGCTGGGGCTGCTGGTGATGGCGCTGGGGGCGCTGCTGTTTGTGCCCGCGGCCAATTCGCGCACGTTTGGGCTGTTTCTGCTGGCACTAGGCTTGCTGGGGGCCGGTGTTACGCTGCTGCAGGTAGCGGCCAACCCCTACGTATCGGTGCTGGGGCCGGCCCGCACGGCGGCCAGCCGCGTGAGCATCGTGGGTGTAGCTAACGGGCTAGGTGGCACTATTTCGCCCCTCATTGGCGGTCTGATTCTGTTTGGTGGATCGGCTGTGCTCAAGGCCCGGCTGGCGCAGCTTCCGCTGGAAGAGCGCCTCACCCAGGAAGCCACGCTGGTAAAGCCGCTTTATCTGGGGTTGGCCGTGTTTCTGGCCGTGCTGGCCGTGCTGTTTTTCCTGGTGCGCCTGCCCGAAATTGAGAGCATTCCGGCCGATGAAGAAGCCGCTGCCGCCCAAGCCGCCGCCGAAACCGGCCGCCGCTCCGCCCTCGACTTCCGTCATTTGGCGCTGGGCGTAGTAGCCATTTTCACGTATGTAGGAGTTGAAGTGGGCCTGGGCTCGTTTTTGATTCGCTACGGCGAAAGCCAGAACATCAGCCAACTCAGCGGCTTCACGCAGGAGCTGGTGCGGGGCCTAAGCGTAGCGACCAGCTGGGCCGCCGCGCTATTCGGCAACACCCCCGACCCCATTGATACCAGCGCGGGCTTCACGAAGGCCGTAGGTGCCGTGCTGGTGTCGTCGTACTGGTTTGGGTTGATGGTGGGCCGCATCATCGGGATTCCGCTACTCAGCCGCTTCGATGCCCGCAAGCTGCTGGTGGGCGTGTGCGCGGCCGGCACTTTGTTTGTGGTGCTGTCCATTTTCAGCCACGGCGAAACGGCTTTGTGGCTGGTCGTGCTCTGCGGCCTCTGCAACTCCATCATCTGGCCCGTGGTGTTCCCGCTGGCTATTACGGGTCTGGGCAAATTCACCAAGCAGGGCTCATCCTACTTGATTATGGCCATTGTAGGTGGGGCCATCATTCCACCGCTGATGGGCCTAATAGCCACGCACGGTGGCGGCCTGCGGGTGGCTTTCGTGCTGCCGGCGCTGTGCTACGCCTACCTGCTCTACTACGCCGTGAGCGGCTACCGCGTGCGGTAA
- a CDS encoding DEAD/DEAH box helicase, which translates to MPSFADLGLAPYLLQALEELQFVQPTPVQEQVLPLTLDGQDVAGQAPTGSGKTAAYGLGLLQQVDVKNDAVQMLVLVPARELALQVRDALKKMGKFLPNLRVAAFYGGHAFGEEKASLTQAPHIVVATPGRFLDHLERRTIIPNQLKSLVLDEADKLLELGFQDELVEIVKRLPRRRQTLLFSATMSDKVLELIRKNLTRPRVINLGEDDDRLPENLTLLGHVGPIELKPAALLHILRQPETGRALIFCNTRERCMELARFLQGREVAAEVLHGKMPQPERDKALLKLRNGSSQVLVATDVAARGLDVTLLDTVVQYDAPDKADGFQHRAGRTARAGAVGTAHILATPKEQDHVKKWPVAESIKWSQMIAPKLPPAAPKAPKPENVTVHVTAGKKDKVSAHDLVGAFVNVGGVAREQVGHIEVFDYYSYVAVPRGQVQDVVQRLLGAKVKGKKVRVSIVQ; encoded by the coding sequence ATGCCTTCCTTCGCCGACCTCGGCCTCGCGCCTTATCTTCTGCAAGCCCTCGAGGAGCTGCAATTCGTTCAGCCTACGCCCGTGCAGGAGCAGGTGCTCCCCCTCACGCTCGATGGGCAGGACGTAGCGGGCCAGGCGCCCACCGGCTCCGGCAAAACCGCCGCCTACGGCTTGGGCCTGCTGCAGCAGGTAGATGTGAAGAACGATGCCGTGCAGATGCTGGTGCTGGTGCCCGCCCGCGAACTGGCCCTGCAGGTGCGCGACGCCCTCAAGAAGATGGGCAAGTTCCTGCCCAACCTGCGGGTGGCTGCCTTCTATGGTGGCCACGCTTTCGGCGAAGAAAAAGCTTCGCTCACGCAGGCGCCGCACATTGTGGTAGCCACGCCCGGCCGCTTCCTCGACCATTTAGAGCGCCGCACCATCATCCCGAATCAGCTCAAGAGCCTGGTGCTCGATGAAGCTGACAAGCTTCTGGAGCTGGGTTTTCAAGATGAGCTGGTGGAGATAGTGAAGCGCCTGCCGCGCCGCCGCCAGACCTTGCTGTTCTCGGCTACGATGTCGGACAAGGTGCTGGAACTGATCCGCAAGAACCTCACGCGGCCCCGCGTCATCAACCTGGGCGAGGACGACGACCGGCTGCCCGAAAACCTCACGCTGCTTGGCCACGTCGGCCCGATTGAGTTGAAGCCGGCGGCGCTGCTGCACATCCTGCGCCAGCCCGAAACCGGCCGCGCCCTCATCTTCTGCAATACGCGGGAGCGGTGCATGGAACTGGCCCGCTTCCTGCAAGGCCGCGAAGTAGCCGCTGAAGTACTGCACGGCAAAATGCCCCAGCCGGAGCGCGACAAGGCCTTGCTGAAGCTGCGCAACGGCTCCAGCCAGGTGCTGGTAGCCACCGATGTAGCTGCCCGCGGCCTCGACGTGACCCTGCTCGACACTGTGGTGCAATATGACGCGCCTGACAAAGCCGACGGTTTCCAGCACCGGGCCGGCCGTACGGCCCGCGCTGGCGCGGTCGGCACAGCCCACATCCTGGCCACGCCCAAAGAGCAGGACCACGTAAAAAAGTGGCCCGTTGCTGAGAGTATCAAGTGGAGCCAGATGATAGCGCCCAAGCTGCCGCCGGCTGCTCCCAAAGCGCCCAAGCCCGAAAACGTGACGGTACACGTAACGGCCGGAAAGAAAGACAAAGTCAGTGCCCATGACCTGGTAGGCGCCTTCGTGAACGTGGGCGGCGTGGCCCGGGAGCAGGTCGGCCACATCGAGGTATTCGATTACTACAGCTATGTAGCCGTGCCGCGCGGCCAGGTACAGGACGTGGTACAGCGCCTGCTGGGTGCCAAGGTGAAAGGCAAAAAAGTACGCGTGTCCATAGTCCAATAG
- a CDS encoding MIP family channel protein, which produces MKNYVAEILGTFAILFCGTGAIIINQETHGAITHVGVAMTFGLIVTSMIYALGNISGAHFNPAVTIAFTVAGKFPVRQVLPYIVSQLAGAVLASATLRYLFPANELLGATLPAGSEAQSFILEFILTFFLMLVILNVAYGSKEQGMFAGLAIGAVVLLEAMFAGPICGASMNPARSFSPALVSGHLEHLWLYLVAPTAGAVAAVFIWRYLTRPATVADL; this is translated from the coding sequence ATGAAGAATTACGTGGCCGAAATCCTCGGCACTTTTGCTATCCTGTTCTGTGGTACCGGCGCTATTATCATCAATCAGGAGACTCACGGAGCCATCACGCACGTAGGCGTGGCCATGACGTTTGGCCTGATCGTCACATCGATGATTTATGCGCTGGGCAACATATCAGGGGCTCATTTCAACCCCGCCGTGACTATTGCTTTTACCGTGGCCGGCAAGTTCCCGGTGCGGCAGGTGCTACCTTATATTGTGAGTCAGCTGGCGGGAGCGGTGCTGGCCAGCGCCACGTTGCGCTACCTGTTTCCGGCTAATGAGTTGCTGGGTGCCACGCTGCCGGCCGGCTCAGAGGCGCAGTCCTTCATCCTGGAATTTATTCTGACCTTCTTTCTGATGCTGGTAATCCTGAACGTGGCATACGGCTCTAAGGAGCAGGGCATGTTTGCGGGGCTGGCTATTGGGGCAGTGGTGCTGCTGGAAGCCATGTTTGCGGGGCCTATCTGTGGCGCTTCCATGAACCCGGCCCGCTCCTTTTCGCCCGCGCTGGTTTCCGGGCACTTAGAGCATCTGTGGTTGTATCTGGTGGCCCCCACAGCTGGGGCCGTGGCAGCGGTTTTCATCTGGAGGTACCTGACCCGGCCGGCAACAGTGGCAGACTTGTAG
- a CDS encoding M2 family metallopeptidase — MKKTFLPVLTAAVLAACAPTANTPSATTAPASTTPEAATQPAVPSWPERAEAFLKTYTAEAQRLYTLSTEAEWRSNTHIVPGDTSNAGATARANERMAAFTGSAENIKELRELLDHKDQLTELQVKQLQTALYNAANSPQTIADVVRRRIKAEAAQTEKLYGFDYKYAGKSVTTNDLDELLRKEKNPAKRQQVWEASKAIGPTLKDGMLNLRDLRNQTVQALGYPDYFSYQASDYGMSREEMLTLVRKINDELRPLYRELHTYARYELAKKYGQKQVPDYLPASWLPNRWGQDWSAMVDVKGLNLDPILAKKGAEWQVKQAERFYQSLGFPALPPVFYEKSSLYPLPKDAAYKKNNHASAWHMDLNQDVRSLMSVEGNTEWYETTHHELGHIYYYLTYANPDVPPLLRQGANRAYHEAMGSLMGLAATQKPFLAGLGLVDAKAKTDQTQTLLKEALNYAVFIPFASGVMSEWESSFYADKLPADQLNARWWALAKQYQGIVPPTTRGENYLDPATKTHINDDPAQYYDYALSYVILFQLHDHIAKNILKQDPHATNYYGSKEVGTFLADIMRPGASKDWRVVLKEKTGEDLSARAMVEYFQPLMAYLKQQNKGRNYTM; from the coding sequence ATGAAAAAGACCTTCCTGCCCGTACTAACGGCGGCTGTGCTGGCCGCCTGCGCTCCTACAGCCAATACTCCCTCGGCTACCACTGCGCCAGCATCCACCACGCCCGAGGCGGCCACACAGCCGGCAGTACCGTCGTGGCCGGAGCGGGCGGAGGCATTTCTGAAGACGTATACCGCCGAAGCGCAACGACTCTACACGCTGTCGACGGAAGCCGAATGGCGCTCCAACACGCACATTGTGCCCGGCGACACCAGCAACGCCGGTGCCACGGCCCGCGCCAACGAGCGGATGGCAGCCTTCACGGGCAGCGCCGAAAATATCAAGGAGTTGCGTGAACTGCTCGACCACAAAGACCAACTCACGGAGTTGCAGGTGAAGCAGCTACAAACAGCCCTCTACAACGCTGCCAATTCGCCCCAGACTATTGCTGATGTGGTGCGGCGGCGCATCAAGGCCGAAGCCGCGCAAACCGAAAAGCTCTACGGCTTCGACTACAAGTACGCCGGCAAATCCGTCACGACCAACGACCTGGACGAGCTACTGCGCAAGGAAAAGAACCCCGCCAAGCGCCAGCAGGTCTGGGAAGCCAGCAAGGCCATCGGCCCCACCCTGAAGGACGGTATGCTGAACCTGCGCGACCTGCGCAACCAGACCGTGCAGGCCCTCGGCTACCCCGACTACTTCTCGTATCAGGCCTCCGACTATGGCATGAGCCGCGAGGAAATGCTGACGCTGGTACGCAAAATCAACGACGAGCTGCGCCCTTTGTACCGCGAGCTGCACACCTATGCCCGCTATGAGCTGGCCAAAAAGTACGGTCAGAAACAGGTGCCCGACTACCTGCCCGCGTCGTGGCTGCCCAACCGCTGGGGGCAAGACTGGAGTGCTATGGTGGATGTGAAAGGCCTCAACCTCGACCCGATACTGGCCAAGAAAGGCGCGGAGTGGCAGGTGAAGCAGGCCGAACGGTTTTATCAGAGCCTGGGCTTTCCGGCGCTGCCGCCAGTGTTCTACGAGAAGTCGAGCCTGTACCCGCTGCCTAAAGATGCGGCTTATAAGAAAAACAATCACGCCTCGGCCTGGCACATGGACCTGAACCAGGACGTGCGTAGCCTGATGAGCGTGGAGGGCAACACGGAGTGGTACGAAACCACTCACCACGAGCTGGGCCACATTTACTACTACCTCACCTACGCCAACCCCGATGTGCCGCCGCTGCTGCGCCAGGGTGCCAACCGCGCCTACCACGAAGCTATGGGCAGCCTTATGGGCTTGGCCGCCACCCAGAAGCCTTTCCTGGCCGGCCTGGGGCTGGTAGATGCCAAAGCCAAAACCGACCAGACCCAGACGCTGCTCAAGGAAGCCCTCAACTACGCCGTGTTTATTCCGTTTGCCTCGGGCGTGATGAGCGAGTGGGAGAGCAGCTTCTACGCCGATAAGCTGCCCGCCGACCAGCTCAACGCCCGCTGGTGGGCGTTGGCCAAGCAGTATCAAGGCATTGTGCCGCCCACCACGCGCGGCGAAAACTACCTCGACCCGGCCACCAAAACCCACATCAACGACGACCCTGCTCAGTATTACGACTACGCCCTGAGCTACGTCATCCTGTTCCAGCTCCACGACCATATTGCCAAAAACATCCTTAAGCAGGACCCGCACGCCACCAACTACTACGGCAGCAAAGAAGTAGGCACGTTCCTGGCCGATATTATGCGGCCCGGAGCCAGCAAAGACTGGCGCGTGGTGCTGAAGGAAAAAACCGGCGAAGACCTCTCGGCCCGCGCCATGGTCGAGTACTTCCAGCCCCTGATGGCGTACCTTAAGCAGCAGAACAAAGGCCGTAATTACACGATGTAG
- a CDS encoding THUMP domain-containing class I SAM-dependent RNA methyltransferase, protein MAQARRSAPFYMTATTQFGLEEILAEELYQLGAEIEKIGQRAVEFVGDMQLCYEANLWCRTAVRILRPFAGFYAPNEKALYREVGRINWQDYIQPDQTFAITSVVNNSTFEHSLFVAQLAKDAIVDQFRDRTGQRPSVDVKNPDIRLHLHMLENEVVLSLDSSGESLHKRGYRQQTNVAPLNEALAAGILLLADWDGKKTVVDPMCGSGTLLTEAALIAQRIAPGLYHQGKFGFENWPDFDKALWETVRLDAEQARLDEPQALLYGSDLSPEFIELARENVEAAGLEDFIRFAVRDVKDATAPKGEPGIVIMNPPYGERIGEEAEMDALYKTIGDTLKTNFQGYDAFIFTGNLEAAKRVGLKTSRRIPLYNGPIDCRLLKYELYRGSRRTPAPETQE, encoded by the coding sequence ATGGCCCAGGCCCGCCGCTCCGCTCCGTTCTACATGACTGCCACCACCCAGTTCGGGCTCGAAGAAATTCTGGCCGAAGAACTGTACCAGCTGGGGGCCGAAATCGAAAAAATAGGCCAGCGGGCCGTGGAGTTCGTCGGCGACATGCAGCTGTGCTACGAAGCCAACCTGTGGTGCCGCACGGCCGTGCGCATCCTGCGGCCCTTCGCCGGCTTCTACGCCCCCAACGAAAAGGCGCTCTACCGCGAAGTAGGCCGCATTAACTGGCAGGACTACATCCAGCCCGACCAGACCTTCGCCATTACCTCCGTCGTCAACAATTCCACCTTCGAGCACTCGCTGTTCGTGGCCCAGCTCGCCAAAGACGCCATCGTGGATCAGTTTCGGGACCGGACCGGCCAGCGCCCTAGCGTGGACGTGAAAAACCCCGACATCCGGCTGCACCTACACATGCTGGAAAACGAAGTGGTGCTCAGCCTCGATTCCTCGGGCGAGTCGTTGCACAAGCGCGGCTACCGCCAGCAAACCAACGTGGCCCCGCTCAACGAAGCCCTGGCCGCAGGCATCCTGCTGCTCGCCGACTGGGACGGTAAAAAAACGGTGGTTGACCCCATGTGCGGCTCCGGCACACTGCTTACCGAAGCCGCCCTCATTGCCCAGCGCATTGCGCCGGGCCTCTATCACCAGGGCAAGTTCGGGTTCGAGAATTGGCCTGATTTCGACAAGGCGCTCTGGGAAACGGTGCGTCTCGATGCCGAGCAGGCCCGCCTCGACGAGCCCCAGGCCCTGCTCTATGGCTCCGACCTGTCGCCGGAGTTCATTGAGCTGGCCCGCGAAAACGTGGAGGCCGCCGGCCTCGAAGACTTTATCCGCTTTGCCGTGCGCGATGTGAAAGACGCCACCGCGCCCAAAGGCGAGCCGGGCATCGTCATCATGAACCCGCCCTACGGCGAGCGTATTGGCGAAGAGGCGGAGATGGACGCCCTCTACAAAACCATCGGCGACACGCTCAAAACCAACTTTCAGGGCTACGACGCCTTCATCTTCACCGGCAATCTGGAAGCGGCCAAGCGCGTGGGCCTGAAAACCTCCCGCCGCATTCCGTTATATAACGGCCCGATTGATTGCCGCCTGCTGAAATACGAGCTGTACCGCGGCAGCCGCCGCACCCCGGCCCCGGAAACCCAGGAGTAG
- a CDS encoding pirin family protein, with protein MLKVIPATDRHHAAPVQWLSSYFLFSFADYYDPQNVQFGPLRVFNDDTIQGESGFPQHPHSEMEIVTLVLEGELCHADTMGNKATIKKGEVQRMTAGTGLAHSEHNAEEKPAHIYQLWFMPNQRGLAPSYEQKDVDFLDSKNELVPLVSGQKVLEDVVFMNSNTTVYWCNLREEKTVTFKTFPIRNTFIYVKEGTLYVNGVDVGPNDQVRSTNEHVLEIRASKDAQFILIDLPGSEANY; from the coding sequence ATGCTCAAGGTTATCCCTGCCACCGACCGCCACCACGCTGCTCCGGTGCAATGGCTCAGCAGCTACTTCCTGTTCAGTTTCGCCGACTATTACGATCCGCAGAATGTGCAGTTCGGCCCCCTGCGCGTCTTCAACGATGATACCATTCAGGGCGAATCAGGTTTCCCGCAGCATCCACACTCCGAAATGGAGATTGTGACGCTGGTGCTGGAAGGGGAGCTATGCCACGCAGACACCATGGGCAACAAGGCCACTATTAAGAAAGGTGAGGTGCAACGCATGACTGCCGGCACCGGGCTAGCCCACTCCGAGCACAATGCCGAAGAAAAGCCGGCCCACATCTACCAGCTGTGGTTTATGCCCAATCAGCGCGGCCTAGCCCCCAGCTACGAACAGAAGGACGTAGACTTTCTGGATAGCAAAAACGAGTTGGTGCCACTGGTTTCGGGACAGAAAGTGCTGGAGGATGTAGTGTTCATGAATTCCAACACCACGGTGTACTGGTGCAATCTGCGCGAGGAAAAGACGGTGACATTCAAGACCTTTCCAATCCGAAATACCTTCATCTATGTGAAGGAAGGAACGCTCTACGTCAACGGTGTAGATGTTGGGCCCAACGACCAGGTTCGTTCCACCAATGAACACGTACTGGAGATTCGCGCCAGCAAGGATGCTCAGTTCATCCTGATTGATTTGCCGGGCAGCGAAGCCAACTATTAA
- a CDS encoding M90 family metallopeptidase encodes MSYLIFAAIVAVLLFIFYRYITADSRRRTAALAEEFPVEWRQILAERVAFYLSLTPIDKARFEKRLQVFLAQTRITGIQTDIDDTTRVLVAASAVIPVFGFPDWEYGNLSEVLVVPDAWKEQQDPNKEVAPLAGTLLGSVRNFQTSHYMHLSKASLERGFQDSLDKQNVGIHEFAHLLDEADGVIDGVPATVFPAALRPEWEAVMAREIAAIRAGNSEINDYAGTNEAEFFAVVTEYFFEKPEKLQQHHPELYGLLLLAFRQNPKSRFLRWATDPREWLKTLRSRRKFGRNDPCPCGSGKKYKDCHLQERAAA; translated from the coding sequence ATGTCTTATCTTATTTTTGCCGCTATAGTCGCGGTATTACTCTTCATTTTCTACCGCTACATCACGGCCGATTCGCGCCGCCGAACGGCGGCGCTGGCCGAGGAGTTTCCGGTCGAATGGCGGCAAATCCTGGCAGAGCGGGTAGCCTTTTACCTGTCCCTTACACCGATCGACAAAGCCCGCTTTGAAAAGCGTCTGCAGGTATTCCTAGCCCAAACCCGCATCACTGGCATCCAAACCGACATCGATGATACTACGCGGGTGCTGGTGGCGGCTTCGGCCGTTATTCCGGTATTCGGCTTCCCTGATTGGGAGTATGGCAACCTAAGCGAGGTGCTGGTGGTGCCCGATGCCTGGAAAGAGCAGCAGGACCCCAATAAGGAAGTGGCACCGCTGGCCGGCACGCTGCTGGGCTCGGTGCGCAATTTTCAGACTTCGCACTACATGCACCTCTCGAAAGCTTCGCTGGAGCGCGGCTTTCAGGATTCATTGGACAAGCAGAATGTGGGTATCCACGAGTTTGCCCACCTGCTGGACGAGGCCGACGGCGTGATTGACGGAGTACCCGCCACGGTGTTTCCGGCGGCCCTGCGCCCCGAGTGGGAGGCAGTGATGGCGCGTGAAATTGCGGCCATCCGGGCCGGAAACTCGGAAATCAACGACTACGCCGGTACCAACGAAGCCGAGTTCTTTGCCGTCGTGACGGAGTATTTTTTCGAGAAGCCGGAGAAGCTGCAGCAGCACCATCCGGAGCTGTACGGCTTGCTGCTGCTGGCTTTCCGGCAGAACCCTAAAAGCCGCTTTCTGCGCTGGGCTACCGATCCGCGCGAGTGGCTCAAGACGCTGCGGAGCCGGCGCAAGTTCGGCCGCAACGACCCATGCCCGTGCGGCAGCGGTAAGAAGTATAAGGACTGCCACTTACAGGAGCGGGCGGCCGCGTAA